One Verrucomicrobiota bacterium genomic window, TGGTAGACGGGGTTATCCACCATCTCGGTCTCGCCGGCCATCTCGTCGCCGGCCAGGACCACGGCTGGAATCAGGGTGAGTGCGCAAAGGACCAGAATGCTCCGCAACATGGATATTGCTCCTTGACTAGCGAATCGTCGTCTTGTTGTTCTGATCGGTCTGGGTCGTTCCGCCGGTCGCCGATCACGGCGGCGGACAGTAACGCAGCGCTTCCGTGTGTGCTGCCCTTCCTTCCCATGGTCTTCGACTCATGCCCCTTCTCGGTCGAAGCCGGTTTGTGATCTGCATGGGCTTGCGCATGCGGCGTCGCCCATGAATGACCTTGGGGCCACCGCTGCAGTCAGCGGGAAAAGGGATGCGGCACGTGGGCCGTTACTTTGGCGGGGGATGAACGATGATGGTGTGTGTGCTCATAGCCATGACCCGAACTGCTTGATCGGGTCAAGCGCCTCCAGTGCGACCTGCCGACAAGACAGAAATATCACACAAGTCGCCGCGCCACACAAGTACAGAATGGACCGCGCCGCTAAGTCGGGGGGGGGTGCGGTTGCTGCGCAAGACACGTTTTACGAGGTGGTTATGCGAGGACGTCCGCCGCGCTATTCGAGCGCCTCGTACAGCGCGCTGGCGCGTTCTTCGTCTTTGACGACAAGGATCTGGCACTTGGCGCGGCGGAGCATCTGCTCCTTGGGGTCGAGGAAGGTCTCGCGGCGGCTGGTGAACTCCTCGATCGCGTTTACGACGAGCAGGTCGATGCCGAGTGCCTCGAGTTGTTTGCTGATCTCGTGCGCGGGCTCGCCTTTGAGCAGGATGGGGGTGATTTCGACACCCTTGGCGCGACCGAGCTGGCGGACGTGGTTGAGGTAGCGTTTGCCGTCCTCCTCGAGATCGTACTCGTAGTCGGCGGCCTCGGCCTTGATGAAGATGCGGACGCGCATCAAGTCGTCGAGCACCTTGGTGTCGACGACGTAGGCGGCCCAGAGGGGGGCGGCGTGGAGCTTGGCCGTGACGATGGCGTACTCGGCGGCGGTGATCGAGGTGTCGCTGCCGTCGATGTAGACGAGGATCCTGTTGACGGTCCTGAGTTGCTCAGGCATGCGTCGCGCGCCTCCTGGCTTCGAGCCGGTTCTTAATGAGCTTGAGCACGAAGAACGCCTCGCGCTCGGCCTCCTCGAGCACCCCGCTGATGTACTTGATCGACTCCCGGAAATCGGGGAGCGCGATCTTCTCGAGCGCGTTGACGCGCCGGATCGTCTTCTTCACTTCCTCGGTGAGCCGGGCCACGGTAACATTGGTCTCGGCGTACTTGCCGAGCAGGTGGAGTATGTCGCGGAAGTTCGCCAGCGACTCGTCGAGCCAGAAGCTCGTATCCCCAAGGCTGTAGTGCGGCGGCCGCTCGACGATCTCGGTGTCGACCACGGGCACGCTGACGCCCATAATGCGTCGCGATCCGATGCGTACGGAGGTCTTGGTGTCGACCGCGTGCGCGGCGGCAGTCACGGCACGCCGTCCCATGCGCACCACGGCCCGTCGCAACGCAGCATACGCGAGCGCGAGCGCCTCGTCAACTTGGCGCTGGAGCTCTTTGGCGCGGTCCATGATGCCCATGAGCTCGGCAACGAGGATCTCGCGCTTCTGCTCGAGCAGCTCGTGGCCCTCGCGCGCGAACTGGAAATCGCGCTTGAGCCGGAGCAGATTCGTCTTTGTCGGGGCAATGCCGTATCGGGCCATAAGTCTCTATCCGTGCGGTGTCGCAGACAGACGCGCCGGGCGCGTTCGTCCGGGCAACAGGCCGACTAGGCCTGTTGCCCATTCCCGTAGTACTTCTGGATCTCCTCATCGGTGATGCGCGTCAGCTCGTCCTTGGGCAGCATCGAGATGACCTCCCAGCCCAGGTCGAGCGTCTGCGCGATCGTGCGGTTCTCGTTGGTGCGCTGGCAGAGAAACCGCTTCTCGAACGCCTCGCCGAACTTGAGGTACTCGTGATCGAGCGGCGCGAGCTCTTCCTCGCCGATGACGCTGGCGAGCGCGCGCACATCCTTGACCCGCGCGTAGGCGGCGAAAAGCTGGGACGCGATATGCGCGTGGTCCTCACGCGTCATGCCGGGGCCGATGCCGTCCTTCATGAGGCGCGACAGCGACGGCAGGCCGGCGATCGGCGGGTAGATCTCCCGTTGGTGCAGATCGCGCTCCAGAACGATCTGGCCTTCGGTGATGTAGCCCGACAGGTCGGGCACGGGGTGCGAGATGTCGTCATTGGGCATGGTGAGGATCGGCATCTGAGTGATCGAGCCGTCGATGCCGAGGATCTTGCCGGCGCGCTCGTAGATCGACGCGAGGTCGCTGTAGAGGTAGCCGGGGTAGCCTTTTCTCGACGGGATCTCGCTGCGGGCCGTGGCGATCTCGCGCAGCGACTCGCAGTAGTTCGTCATGTCGGTGAGGATGACCAGGACGTGCATGTTGGCTTTGAAGGCGAGGAACTCGGCCACGGTGAGCGCCGTGCGTGGTGTGATGAGCCGCTCGATCGACGGGTCGTCGGCCAAGTTGAGAAAGAGCACGACGTTCTCGAGGGCGCCGGTCTCCTCGAAGCTGCGCGTGAAGAAGTTGGCCACGTCGTACTTGATGCCCATGGCGGCAAAGACGACGGCGAACTGCGTCTTCTCGCCGAGGATGGTCGCTTGGCGCGCGATCTGCGCGGCGATTATGTTGTGCGGCAGGCCGTTGCCCGAGAAGATCGGCAGCTTCTGGCCACGCACGAGGCTGTTCATACCGTCGATGGCGCTCAGGCCGGTCTGGATGAACTCGCGCGGGTAGTCGCGCGCCGTCGGGTTGATCGGCAGGCCGTTGACGTCCTGCTTATCCTCGGCGATCGGGCGCGGCAGCCCGTCGCGCGGGCGGCCGATGCCGTCGAAAACGCGGCCGAGCACGTCGCGCGACACGGGTATCTCAAGCGGCTTCCCCTTGAAGCGCACGCGCGTGTGCGGCAGCGTCAGCCCGCTCGTGCCCTCGAAGACCTGGATGACGGCTCGATGGTCGCTCGTTTCGAGGATGAGGCCCGTGCGAACGCGGCCGTGCACATCGACGACCTCGACCATTTCGTTGTAGCCGACGTTGTGGATGTTCTCGACGACGAGCAGCGGGCCGACGACCTCGGCGATGCCGACGTATTCGCGGTCGGTGAACTTAGAGCTCTGCGGGCTGGTCATAGATCGCCTCCAGGTTGTCGAACGCGCGTTCGAGGCGGCGCTGCAGGTCGTCAAGCCGCTCGACCTGGTCGTTGGGCACGGTGAACTTCATGCGGATCATCTCGGGGTAGATCTTCATGCGTTTGACTTTGACGATCGTGGCGCCCTTGCGGATGAGCGCGTCGCCCCGCTCGTGGAACGTCAGAATGATGCGCAGCATCTTGGTCTGCTTGGCGATGACGGCGAACATGTCGACGGGATCGAACGCGCTCTGCTGCAGGAACGCGTTCTTGAAGATGTGGCACGTCTCGAGCACGAGGCGCTGGGTGTCGGGCAGCACGTCGGGCCCGACGAGTTTGACGACCTGCTGGAGGCGCGCCTCACGCTGGAGCAGGTCCATGATCTTGTTGCGGTTCGCGCGCCACTCACGGTCGACGTGCTCTTCGAACCACGGGGCGATCTCGTCGATGTACTCGCTGTAGCTGTCGAGCCAACCGATGGCCGGGTAGTGGCGCGCGTTGGCGAGCTGGCGGTCGAGGCCCCAGAAGCAGCGCACGAAGCGCCGCGTGTGCTGCGTGACCGGTTCGGAGAAGTCGCCGCCCATGGGTGAGACGCTGCCGATGGTGGTTACCGAGCCGGTGGTCCCATTGGAGTTGTTCACCATGCCGGCGCGCTCGTAGAACTCGGCGAGCCGCGTCGGCAGATAGGCCGGGTACCCCTCGTCAGCGGGCATTTCCTCCATGCGGCCCGAAAGCTCGCGCAACGCCTCCGCCCAGCGCGAGGTCGAGTCAGCCATGATGGCCACGTGATAGCCCATGTCGCGGTAATACTCGCCGAGCGAGATGCCGGTGTAGATCGACGCCTCGCGTGCGGCCACGGGCATGTTCGAAGTGTTGGCGATGATGATCGAGCGCTCCATCATCGACTTCTGGCTGCGCGGGTCGATGAGCTTGGGGAACTCGAGCAGCAGGTCGGTGATCTCGTTGCCGCGTTCGCCGCAGCCGACGAAGATGATGATGTCGGCGTCGCACCACTTGGCGAGCGACTGCTGGATCATCGTCTTGCCGGTGCCAAACCCGCCGGGCACGGCGACCGAGCCACCCTTGGCGAGCGGGAACAGGGTGTCGATCACGCGCAGTCCCGTAACGAGCGGCATCGTGGGCGGCAGTTTCTCTTTGCACGGGCGCCGGCGCCGCACGGGCCAGCGGTGGTAGAGCTTCAGCTCGTGTGTTGTGGCGCCGTCGGTGATCCGCGCGATGACTCGCTCGATGGTGTACAGCCCCTCGGGCGCGACCCATTCGATCGTGCCGGCCACGTCGGGCGGCACGAGCACGCGGTGCTCGATCATGGCGGTCTCGGGCACGGTGCCGAGCGTTGTGCCGCTGCTGACCGTGTCGCCCGCCTTCACCGCCGGGGTGAAGAGCCATTCCTTCTGCCGGTCCAGCAGCGGGACCTGGATGCCGCGCCGGATGTACTGGTCGCCCAAGGTGCGGATGACCATGAGCGGCCGCTGCACACCGTCGAAAATGCCGCCCATGATGCCGGGGCCGAGCTCGACGCTCAGCGGCATGCCGGTGCCGAAGACGGCCTCGCCGGGGGTCAGCCCCGTCGTGTCCTCGTAGACTTGGGCGGTGGCGAGGTCGCCCTGGACTCGCATGATCTCGCCGAGGAGGTGCTCGGTGCCGACCTCGACGAGCTCGAGCATCTGCGCCTCGCGGGCGCCGGCGATCTCGACGACGGGACCGACGACACGCTTGACTGTACCTATGATCTTCTCTGCCACGTCCTGCTTACCTTCTATTGACTGTCGACCGACGAACGGGTCTTGCCCGTTCGTCTAGGTCTGAGGCTCCGCCTCGGACACGAAGACCTCGTGCGAAACGATGAGTTGGAGCTCGTCGGCGAGGCGGTCCATGCGTGCGTCGATCGTGTTGTCGAAGAGCACCGAGCCGTCGGCGGCTCGCACAACGACACCCATCACCTTCTCGTCGAGGGCGCTCGCCGGGGTGATCGTCACAGGCCGGCCGCAGTCGCGCGCGACCTCGTCGAAAAACGCCGCGTTCGCCATGGGCTCGTCGGCCCGACTGACCGAGACGGTGACCTCGTCGCGGTCGAGCGCGCGTATGCCTTCGATGGCGAAGGCCTTGAGCATGGCGCGGTATTCGGGCGTGCCGCGCGAGCGCTCGAGTCGGGCGCGGACCTCGCCGAGCACGTCCAGGGCGAGCTCGGCGCGCGCCTTGAGCGTGGTCTTCTTGGTCTCGAGGCTCAGGTCGCTCAGGATGCGACGCTGCTCGGTGTCGGCGCGCGCCTTGGCGGCGCTGAGGATCTGCTCGACTTCGGCGGCGACCTGCCTCTGTGCCTCGTCGAGACGAGCCTGGGCGGTGCGTCTGGCGCGCGAAAGCACCTTGTCGGCTTCCTCGGCGGCGCCCCGCTGGATTTCCTCGACGAACGGTGCGGCGTCGCCGATCGAGGTCGCTTCGTCTTCTGCTCGTTTCTTCGCCATGGTTGTCTATACCTGGAATCCGATCGCTTCGCGTATCAGGTCGGCGATCGCGCGCCGACCCGGCATTGGGCCTTGGCCGTCGGGAATCTCGACCACGACAGGGAACGTGGCCCGCATGCGGTACGCGTCGACGAGTTGGCGGATGCCGGCCGCGAGCCGCTCGGTGATGAAGACGACCTGGACCTGCTCATCATTGACGAGCTGCCGGAACTGCTCGGCAAGTCCTTCGCCTCGCTCGGCCACCGTGCCGCGGATGCCCGCGAGCCGGAAGCCCAGCACGGTATCCTCGTCGCCCAGAACGTGCATGCCTGCCCGTCCCTAGATTGCGAGCATTTTGTCGACGGTGCCCAGAATCATGATCGCGATCACGAGTCCGAGCACGGCGATGCCTTCGCCGAGTGCGACGAAGATGATCGTGCGGCCGAACACCTCGGGCTTCTCGCTCACCGCGCCAACGGCGGCGGCGCCGACATAGGCTACCGCGATGCCTGCGGCGATGGCGCTTACCCCGGCGGCGATGCCGGCGGCAATCAAGCCGCTGCCGACGTTCGTGACGATCGCCTTGTGGACTTCCTTGTCGAGCGGCTTCTTCTCCGCGCTGTCGCCTTGGCCGGGCGTCTGGGCGAAGAGCGCCGTTGCCGTTACGCCGAGCACCACCACCAGCAGTGTGACGAACAGCGAGACGTGAATGAACGTCCGCAGTCGCCGAGCTGCCTGAGCTCCTGTCATCATGGCCTTTTCCTTCTCCGTTCCGATCCTATGGTGTCCGTGGTTGTTACTCAACTGGGCGCGCATCCGGCGTGGTGCCGGACGCGTGGAGTGGTGTGAACTCCTTGCCGCCCCCGATGAAGAACTTGCTGAAAAACTCATAGTACTCGAGACGCAGCGCCTGGATGCCGGCCACCAGTCCCTCGAGTGCGATCACCACGATGTTGCCGAGCACGATCACCATCACCTGGGTGACGGGGGCGAGCGCGCCGGGCAGCTTGCCCAGCATGCCGCTGATCATGAAAATCGCCGAGAGAATGCCGGCGTGGGCCAACCCGTAGGCGGCAATACGAACAAACGAGACCGTGTTGGCGAGAAACCCCGTGAAGATCTCGAAGCTCTCCATGACCGTCTCGATCATGTACATCATGCAGCCTTCGTGGAGCACCTTCTCGCGGCGGTAGAACAGCTTCCAGATCGGTCCGCGCAAGGCAAACAACACGAGTGGCGCGAAGATAAAGCCGATGATCCACCACTGCATCTGGTCGATCGTGTGCCCGAACGCCATCGATTTGATCACGATCGCAACGGCGCCCCAGTACACAACGCCACCGATGAGGCCCGTGCGCGAGAAGATGGCGTGGAACAGGTCTCCCCTGCGCAATTGCAGCCCGATATTCAGTAGAACGCCGAGGGAGAGAATCCCGATGCCGAAATAGATGGTGATCTCAAGGAAACGATTGACGTTGTGAAAGGGGTTGAACGCCCATGGGAAAACCTCGTGCCCGATGAGCGCATTGATCTCCCGGCCGAAGAATTCGCCGTAGAACACGCCGAACACCATAGCCGCCAAGCCACAGAATACCACGAGCGAGCCGACCCGCCGCATGCCGGACGAGATTGCCGGACGGCGTGCGATCAGCCAGCCGGTGAGTGCCAGCACGGCGCCTTGGCCGATGTCGCCGAACATGAGGCCGAAGATGAGCAGGAACGTCACGCCGACGATCGGCGTCGGGTCGATGCCCTTGTAGGCGGGCGTGTCGTAGCCCTTGACCAGCATCTCGAACGGCTTGAGGAACGCGGGATTCGACAGCTCGACGGGCACCTGGACCAGGCCGTCGGCGACCCCGTCGATCTCGTCGGGCGTGCGGATCTCGATGTAGCAGCGCCCACCGGCGATCTCCCTGAGCCGCTCCGCGATGCGCCGGGCCTTCTGGCGCGCGACCCAGGCCGAGATGAGCACGGTGTTGCTCGTTCCGCGTAGCGCTTCCTGAGCGCCGAGGATGGTGCGCTCGATCTCGAGCGCGGCGCGGGCGTCGCGGAGGCGGTCGGTGTTGCGCTCGCGCAGCTCGTCGAGCTCGTGCTCGGCGTCGTGTCTCTCCTGCTGGAGCTGCTCGAGGCGCTGGGCGAACTGGGCGCGCATCGCCTCGTCCGGCGGGCCTTCGGCCTTCTCGATGGGCGTGGCGCGCACCTTTGAGAGCGCCTCGGCGAGCACGGCGCGGTCACGCTTGAGCACCATGACGAGCACGGCGTCGGTGCCGTCAAGCGCCTTGAACGGGATGACGATGCTCGGCACCTGGGCGAGCTCGGAGCGCACGACCTCGATGTGCGCCCGGCTCATGCGGCCCATGAAGGTCTCCATGAACGCGAAACGCGTCGAGGGGTCGATGCCCGCTGCGCCGGTTTCGATGGCGGGCATCTCGATCACCGTGCCGATGCGGCGGATCTCGTCAGCCGCCGTACGGCGCTTGGCGAGCACGGCGCTCACCTGCTCGTTGATGGCGGCGAGCGTGTTGCCGAGCGCCTCGAGGTTCGTCCGGGGCGGCTCGGTCGGCAGCGCGGTGAGGGCGGGCCGCAGCTCGAGCTTGAGCAGGAGCGTATCGAGCTCGGTGAGCCGCTGCTCGACGGCGACGAGGCGCTCGCCCACCTGCATGGCGCCAAGCGAGGCCGTCCACGGGTCAATCTCCTCGACGCGGTGCAAGTGCACGGCGCCGAGCCGGACCATCTCGAGGGTGAGCTGGTCCAGATCGCGCCGCAACGCGAGGAGGCTGATCTGACTCATCGGCACGGGCCGAAACATCGGCGGCTGGTCCTCTCTAGCCGGTCATCTGCAGGATGAGGTTGCGTTCGATTTCGGCTGGCGTGAGCCCGTAGCGCTTGCCGTTCAGGACGCACACGAGGTTGCGCCGCTCAATCTCGGCCAGCTTGAGGTAGCCCATCACGGTCGTGATCGTGAACGGGTAACCATGCAAGCCTTTGCGCACCGCGCCAAGGTAGTAATGCCACAGGACGTCTTCCATCATCTCGAGCGTGGCGACCTCGGTCTCGATGGGCGTGACGTCTGGGAAATCGCTCACGAGTTCGCCGAGGGCGGCGCCGACGACGTGCTTGAGATCGCCGCCGCCTGCGGCGCGCCGCACGAACGGCTCGCTGACGCGCGCGCCGTTGGGGATGAGCAGGGCGAGCATCTCACCGAGCGGCATCTTGTAGTAATGCTGGAGCCGCAGCATCCAGCAGATGTTCTCGATGTCGATTTCGAGCCCGACGAGCGTGCGGGCGCGTTCGCGGTCGCCGAAGCCGAGTCTGGCGATCGCGCTCCAGAGCCGGGAGTAGTAGTCCACGTCGAGGGCCGACTCGAGGTAGAAGAGGTTCCCATGCGCGGCAAACGCGGCGGCGGCCGTCTGAAGCGGCCGGGCGTAGGGCGTGCCGTCCAGCAGGCCGATAAGCTCGTCTACACTGCGGGCGTGGCGGATCGATTCGGCCGGCAGGGGCCGGCAGATCACGCCGGGGTAGGCGAGGTGCTCGGCGCGCGGATCCTTGGTGTGCCAGAGCCGCAGGAGCACCTTGAGTTTGTCGACCTCGTGGCGGCTCATCATTGTCTCGACGACGAGCCGCGGCACCCCCCGGACGTGCTGGAGCACGGTCTGGTAGGTGGCAAGCTCGTCGATGAGCAGCCGGAACTCGACGCTGATCATGTCCTCGGTGTGGCTCAGCTCACGGGCCACGGCGCCGTAGCGCGTCTGGGCGAGCATGCCGTAGAGGGTCTCGAGGTCGGCGGCGGCGGCGAGCTGCCGGAACTGTGTATCGGTCAGGAACAGGCTGAGGCGGGCGCGCAGCTTCGCGTTGATGTAGGCGTATCGCGCCAACCCGCGCATCAGGCGCGCTCCACCTGGACGAGGCGTTCGCAGGCGCGCTGCACGGCGCGGCGCACGGCGTCGCTCTTGGCGCTCTTGAGGTCGTCGACACGCGACATCGTTTCCTCGATCCGGGCGGCGCGCTCAGCCTTGGTGCGGGCGACGGCGTCGTCGACGATCCGGCGTCCCTCTGTGTAGGCCTTCTCGCGTTCGGCCTCGACGAGGCGGCGCGCCTCGACCTCAGCGTCGGCGACGATCTTTTTCGCCTCCTCGCGCGCCGCGGCGATGCGCTGCTTGGCCTCTTCCTCGGCCTTGAGGATGGTGTCGATGACTTCCTTCATGATGGGCAATGCCTTCCCTCAGCCCGGGGCGGATAGCGGCGGATGCGGTCCTGCGTCCATCAGGCCTCAGTGATCACCGCGGATAATAAGAACCGCGTTCGAAGGTGGCAAGGAGTTTCACGGCGCCTGGAGTGGGCTTCAGGCCGGATCCCCGTTCCATGTGCGACTCCCGGTTGCCGGCGTGTGCTATACTCCACCCTGCTTGCAGCGGAGGAGATATGGACGTTCCCGACGGATTCAGAGATCGCGAAGTGGTGCAGGCGCTGGCACGTCGCATCGACGCGACCGCGCGCCGCATCGGCGCAGGGCCGGCGGGGCGCACACTCACTTTCATGGAAGTGTGCGGCACCCATACGATGGCCATGCATCGCTTCGGGCTGCACGCGCTGCTGCCCGATGGGGTGCGGCTGCTGAGCGGGCCGGGCTGCCCGGTGTGTGTCACTCCCAACCGGCTCGTGGATACGGCAATCGCCTACGCGCGCCTCAACGACGTGACACTCATGACGTTCGGCGACATGCTCAAGGTGCCCGGCTCGACCTCGAGCCTCTCTGCGGAGAAGAGCCGGGGTCGCGACGTGCGGCTGGTCTACTCGCCCACCGACGCGGTCGAGGTCGCGCGCGCCAACCCGGAGCGTCGCATTGTGTTCTTCGCCATCGGCTTCGAGACGACGACGCCGACGTGCGCGGCCGCCGTGCTCGCCGCGCGCGAGGCGGCGCTCGAAAACTTCTTCGTCGTGTCGGCAGGCAAGCTGCTGCCCCCGGCGCTCGAGGCGCTGGCGACGGGCGAGGTGCGCATCGACGGCTTCGTCTGCCCTGGACACGTGAGCGTTGTGACCGGTTTCGGCATCTACCGCGACGTTGTGGAGAAACACCACATCCCGTGCGTGATTACGGGATTCGAGCCGGTCGATATGCTCAAAGCCGTGCTGATGCTGACCGAGCAGGTTGCTGCCGGCGAGGCGCGCATCGAGAACGAGTACAACCGCGTCGTGCGGCCCGAGGGCAACCCGATCGCCCAGCAGGTTATGGCTGAGGTCTTTGTTCCGGTCGACAGCGAGTGGCGCGGCATCGGCATGATCCCGGCGAGCGGACTCGCCGTGCGCGAGGTCTTCTCAGCGCATGACGCATTGAGGCAACTACCCGTCGAGGTCGAGCCGCCGCGCGAGCACAAAGGCTGCATCTGCGGCGCCGTGCTTCGGGGCGCCAGGACGCCGCTCGAGTGCACGCTGTTCGCTACGGCCTGCACGCCGGCGTACCCGGTTGGCGCGTGTATGGTGTCGAGCGAGGGTACGTGCGCGGCCTACTACAAGTACGGAAAGGACCGGCCCCATGTCGCGCCACGAAATGTCGCGCCATAAGATAACAGGCGATGGAACCATCCAGCTCGGCCACGGCAGCGGCGGCGTGCTCACTCGCGAGCTGATCCGCGACGTGTTCCTGGCCCGGTTCGACAACCCGGCGCTCGCGCCGCTGATGGACTCGGCTCTTGTCAAGATCGGTGGCAGCGAGGTCGCGTTCACCACGGATGCCTACGTGGTCAAGCCGCTCGAATTCCCCGGCGGCGACATTGGCACGCTCGCCGTGTGCGGCACGATCAACGATCTCGCCGTCATGGGCGCGCAGCCGGTAGCGCTCTCGTGCGCCGTCATCATGCAGGAAGGGCTCGAGATTGAGCTTGTCGAGCGGATCACCCAGTCGATGCAGCGCGCGGCCGCCGGCGCGGGCGTGCCGATTGTCACGGGCGACACGAAGGTTGTCGAGCGAGCGAGCTGCGACGGGCTGTTCATCACGACGGCCGGCCTCGGTGTGTTCGACGGGCCGGATCGCCCGCGCGGTACACTGCGCGACGGCGACGCCGTGATCGTCAGCGGCGCGCTGGGCGACCACGGCACGGCCGTGCTTGTGGCGCGCGAGGGGCTGAAGATTGCCTCCTCCGTCGAGAGCGACTGCGCCGCCCTCAACGGACTCGTCGAGGCGCTGCGCCCGTTCTTTTCGGGCATCCGCATCATGCGCGACCCAACGCGCGGCGGGCTGGCCACGACGCTCAACGAGTTCGTCGAGGGCGCCGCCGGCGTGGGTATCGTGTTGCGCGAGGGCGACGTGCCGCTCAGCGACGGCGTGGCGGCGATCTGCGAGCTGCTCGGTCTCGACCCGCTCTACATCGCCAACGAGGGCAAGCTCGTGCTTGTGTGCGACGCCGCGGTCGCCGGCAAGGTCGTGGCCGCGATGCGGGCGCATCCGCTCGGCGCGCGGGCGTGTGCCGTCGGCACGGTCACGCCCACGTACCCGGGCAGGGTCTGCCTCGAGACGACCGTTGGCGGACTGCGCGTCGTCGACATGCTCGTGGCCGACCAGCTCCCGCGCATTTGCTAGGCGGTCAGTGCGCGGCTTGTGTATATAGGTTGAGGAGTCTGAGATGGTGCCCTGGGGAGGGCTCATGGACACCTACAGGTCACAGCTTATGCCCGGCGAGGTCGTGCGGCGCGCGTTGCATGCCGCGGGGCTTCGGTGTACGCCGCAGCGTCAGGCCGTCTTCGAGGAGCTTACCCGGCTGGGCGGCCACGTGAGCGCCGACATGCTGGCCGAACGGTTCCGCCGGCGCCGGGGCCGGGCCGCGCTCTCGCGCGCGACGGTGTACCGCACGCTGGCGCTCCTACAGCAGTGCGGCCTGGTGCGCGAGGTGTTGTTCACCGAGAGCCACAGCCACTACGAGGCGGTCACCAGCCACGAACACCACGAGCACATGGTGTGCACGGCATGCGGACGGGCCATCGAGTTCGATGACTCCGACCTGGAGCGGGTCCTCGCTAAGGCCGCTCGGGCCAAGGACTTCTCTCTCATATCGCACCGCATCGAGATATACGGCCTCTGC contains:
- the hypD gene encoding hydrogenase formation protein HypD, which translates into the protein MDVPDGFRDREVVQALARRIDATARRIGAGPAGRTLTFMEVCGTHTMAMHRFGLHALLPDGVRLLSGPGCPVCVTPNRLVDTAIAYARLNDVTLMTFGDMLKVPGSTSSLSAEKSRGRDVRLVYSPTDAVEVARANPERRIVFFAIGFETTTPTCAAAVLAAREAALENFFVVSAGKLLPPALEALATGEVRIDGFVCPGHVSVVTGFGIYRDVVEKHHIPCVITGFEPVDMLKAVLMLTEQVAAGEARIENEYNRVVRPEGNPIAQQVMAEVFVPVDSEWRGIGMIPASGLAVREVFSAHDALRQLPVEVEPPREHKGCICGAVLRGARTPLECTLFATACTPAYPVGACMVSSEGTCAAYYKYGKDRPHVAPRNVAP
- a CDS encoding V-type ATPase subunit encodes the protein MRGLARYAYINAKLRARLSLFLTDTQFRQLAAAADLETLYGMLAQTRYGAVARELSHTEDMISVEFRLLIDELATYQTVLQHVRGVPRLVVETMMSRHEVDKLKVLLRLWHTKDPRAEHLAYPGVICRPLPAESIRHARSVDELIGLLDGTPYARPLQTAAAAFAAHGNLFYLESALDVDYYSRLWSAIARLGFGDRERARTLVGLEIDIENICWMLRLQHYYKMPLGEMLALLIPNGARVSEPFVRRAAGGGDLKHVVGAALGELVSDFPDVTPIETEVATLEMMEDVLWHYYLGAVRKGLHGYPFTITTVMGYLKLAEIERRNLVCVLNGKRYGLTPAEIERNLILQMTG
- a CDS encoding universal stress protein, translating into MPEQLRTVNRILVYIDGSDTSITAAEYAIVTAKLHAAPLWAAYVVDTKVLDDLMRVRIFIKAEAADYEYDLEEDGKRYLNHVRQLGRAKGVEITPILLKGEPAHEISKQLEALGIDLLVVNAIEEFTSRRETFLDPKEQMLRRAKCQILVVKDEERASALYEALE
- a CDS encoding V-type ATP synthase subunit B, which translates into the protein MTSPQSSKFTDREYVGIAEVVGPLLVVENIHNVGYNEMVEVVDVHGRVRTGLILETSDHRAVIQVFEGTSGLTLPHTRVRFKGKPLEIPVSRDVLGRVFDGIGRPRDGLPRPIAEDKQDVNGLPINPTARDYPREFIQTGLSAIDGMNSLVRGQKLPIFSGNGLPHNIIAAQIARQATILGEKTQFAVVFAAMGIKYDVANFFTRSFEETGALENVVLFLNLADDPSIERLITPRTALTVAEFLAFKANMHVLVILTDMTNYCESLREIATARSEIPSRKGYPGYLYSDLASIYERAGKILGIDGSITQMPILTMPNDDISHPVPDLSGYITEGQIVLERDLHQREIYPPIAGLPSLSRLMKDGIGPGMTREDHAHIASQLFAAYARVKDVRALASVIGEEELAPLDHEYLKFGEAFEKRFLCQRTNENRTIAQTLDLGWEVISMLPKDELTRITDEEIQKYYGNGQQA
- a CDS encoding ATPase yields the protein MTGAQAARRLRTFIHVSLFVTLLVVVLGVTATALFAQTPGQGDSAEKKPLDKEVHKAIVTNVGSGLIAAGIAAGVSAIAAGIAVAYVGAAAVGAVSEKPEVFGRTIIFVALGEGIAVLGLVIAIMILGTVDKMLAI
- a CDS encoding V-type ATP synthase subunit A; this translates as MAEKIIGTVKRVVGPVVEIAGAREAQMLELVEVGTEHLLGEIMRVQGDLATAQVYEDTTGLTPGEAVFGTGMPLSVELGPGIMGGIFDGVQRPLMVIRTLGDQYIRRGIQVPLLDRQKEWLFTPAVKAGDTVSSGTTLGTVPETAMIEHRVLVPPDVAGTIEWVAPEGLYTIERVIARITDGATTHELKLYHRWPVRRRRPCKEKLPPTMPLVTGLRVIDTLFPLAKGGSVAVPGGFGTGKTMIQQSLAKWCDADIIIFVGCGERGNEITDLLLEFPKLIDPRSQKSMMERSIIIANTSNMPVAAREASIYTGISLGEYYRDMGYHVAIMADSTSRWAEALRELSGRMEEMPADEGYPAYLPTRLAEFYERAGMVNNSNGTTGSVTTIGSVSPMGGDFSEPVTQHTRRFVRCFWGLDRQLANARHYPAIGWLDSYSEYIDEIAPWFEEHVDREWRANRNKIMDLLQREARLQQVVKLVGPDVLPDTQRLVLETCHIFKNAFLQQSAFDPVDMFAVIAKQTKMLRIILTFHERGDALIRKGATIVKVKRMKIYPEMIRMKFTVPNDQVERLDDLQRRLERAFDNLEAIYDQPAEL
- the hypE gene encoding hydrogenase expression/formation protein HypE, with the translated sequence MSRHEMSRHKITGDGTIQLGHGSGGVLTRELIRDVFLARFDNPALAPLMDSALVKIGGSEVAFTTDAYVVKPLEFPGGDIGTLAVCGTINDLAVMGAQPVALSCAVIMQEGLEIELVERITQSMQRAAAGAGVPIVTGDTKVVERASCDGLFITTAGLGVFDGPDRPRGTLRDGDAVIVSGALGDHGTAVLVAREGLKIASSVESDCAALNGLVEALRPFFSGIRIMRDPTRGGLATTLNEFVEGAAGVGIVLREGDVPLSDGVAAICELLGLDPLYIANEGKLVLVCDAAVAGKVVAAMRAHPLGARACAVGTVTPTYPGRVCLETTVGGLRVVDMLVADQLPRIC
- a CDS encoding V-type ATP synthase subunit F encodes the protein MHVLGDEDTVLGFRLAGIRGTVAERGEGLAEQFRQLVNDEQVQVVFITERLAAGIRQLVDAYRMRATFPVVVEIPDGQGPMPGRRAIADLIREAIGFQV
- a CDS encoding V-type ATP synthase subunit D, with amino-acid sequence MARYGIAPTKTNLLRLKRDFQFAREGHELLEQKREILVAELMGIMDRAKELQRQVDEALALAYAALRRAVVRMGRRAVTAAAHAVDTKTSVRIGSRRIMGVSVPVVDTEIVERPPHYSLGDTSFWLDESLANFRDILHLLGKYAETNVTVARLTEEVKKTIRRVNALEKIALPDFRESIKYISGVLEEAEREAFFVLKLIKNRLEARRRATHA